The Nonlabens spongiae genome contains a region encoding:
- a CDS encoding MORN repeat-containing protein yields the protein MLSRLQKNRPTIVSYLFLLGAIFTVFYLTSYNSKLSPIGDNAHYIILGNALAEGSGYVDVHEPMSAAHKHYPPGYPIFIAALNVLSFDQLDHYKIANGLLLLGSVFLCFILFAKVLKSRTKAVLVSILIAVNLHMLVYGSLVMSELLYVFCSFIVLWQFRNLELHQNKNCLLRILILSAISAICIYTRSIGISLVAGILALLLIRKQFKQAGFYTLGVILLYTPWWIRNKQLSDNSYTSQLLLKNPYQPELGNVKFTDLTERILINLERYILTELPAALLKTEEVFYTDLQYDVADYLIGITLAVIMIVGAIRVYKLFPVLVFYAIAYFSILLVWPIVWYGTRFIMPLIPVLLLFLVLGIFQSVQFFTRLLISSKSLKTSAAGAVVLICWICVYGFGSITYFNETSLRKIPANYLNFYNVAEWTKTNLKADDLIYTNKERIFHLHSGKKVMKINKIADQDLHLQYLIDHQVDYVVLEKLGFSSTTRYLKLLIDRYPEKFLETYKLESPDTYLFEFRPELGYTGDWNNDKREGYGIYVWQDGQRFEGYWKNNLRHGNGTVIFENGESLTGTWTEGSLNGIAVKKDQDGKVIERAFYEKNQKLKIVDEAP from the coding sequence ATGCTGAGCAGGCTTCAAAAAAACAGACCGACCATAGTTTCTTATTTGTTTCTATTAGGAGCCATTTTCACGGTGTTTTACCTTACATCTTACAATTCTAAACTGAGCCCGATAGGCGATAATGCGCACTACATCATATTGGGAAATGCTCTAGCCGAAGGGTCAGGTTATGTAGATGTACACGAGCCAATGAGCGCAGCGCACAAGCATTACCCACCAGGCTATCCTATTTTTATTGCCGCTCTGAATGTTCTCAGTTTTGACCAGCTGGATCATTATAAAATTGCTAACGGCTTGCTTCTTTTAGGAAGTGTTTTTCTATGCTTCATATTATTTGCCAAAGTATTAAAAAGCAGAACCAAGGCAGTTCTCGTTTCCATATTGATCGCCGTTAATCTACACATGCTAGTTTATGGAAGCTTGGTAATGAGTGAGTTGCTCTACGTTTTTTGCAGCTTCATTGTTTTATGGCAGTTTAGAAATTTAGAACTGCATCAAAACAAAAACTGCCTGCTAAGGATCTTGATTTTATCAGCTATCAGTGCAATTTGCATTTACACTAGAAGCATTGGCATCAGTTTAGTGGCAGGAATTTTAGCGCTTTTGTTAATTAGGAAACAATTCAAGCAGGCGGGATTTTATACTCTAGGAGTCATTTTATTGTATACACCCTGGTGGATCAGAAATAAGCAACTGAGCGATAATAGCTACACGAGTCAACTATTACTGAAAAACCCTTATCAGCCGGAACTGGGAAATGTGAAATTTACAGATCTGACTGAGCGAATTTTAATAAATCTGGAACGATACATTCTAACAGAGTTGCCAGCTGCCCTATTAAAAACTGAAGAAGTATTTTATACAGATTTACAATATGATGTTGCGGATTACTTGATAGGAATTACACTCGCAGTAATAATGATAGTAGGCGCAATTAGAGTTTACAAATTGTTTCCCGTACTTGTTTTTTATGCCATTGCTTACTTTTCTATTTTGTTGGTTTGGCCCATCGTATGGTACGGGACTCGATTTATTATGCCGCTAATACCAGTTTTACTTCTATTTCTAGTACTTGGCATTTTTCAATCTGTCCAGTTTTTTACGAGACTACTCATATCTTCTAAAAGCTTAAAAACCTCAGCAGCCGGAGCCGTAGTCCTTATTTGCTGGATTTGTGTCTACGGTTTTGGCAGCATAACCTATTTCAATGAAACCTCACTACGTAAAATCCCAGCAAATTATCTCAATTTTTATAACGTCGCCGAATGGACTAAAACAAACCTCAAGGCTGATGATCTAATCTACACCAATAAGGAGCGGATTTTCCATTTACACTCAGGTAAAAAAGTAATGAAGATCAATAAAATCGCAGATCAGGATCTGCACCTTCAATATCTAATCGATCATCAAGTAGATTATGTAGTATTAGAAAAATTAGGCTTCAGTAGTACGACTAGATATTTGAAACTGTTAATAGATCGATATCCTGAAAAATTTTTGGAGACCTATAAATTAGAAAGTCCAGACACATATTTATTTGAGTTCAGACCTGAGTTAGGATATACAGGTGATTGGAATAACGACAAAAGGGAAGGTTACGGAATCTATGTTTGGCAAGATGGTCAAAGATTTGAGGGCTATTGGAAAAACAATTTGAGACACGGCAATGGGACAGTGATTTTTGAGAATGGAGAATCTCTAACTGGAACATGGACTGAAGGAAGTTTGAATGGAATTGCTGTCAAAAAAGATCAAGACGGAAAAGTGATCGAACGAGCTTTTTACGAAAAGAATCAAAAACTCAAAATCGTAGATGAAGCTCCGTAG
- the era gene encoding GTPase Era — protein MAHKAGFVNIVGNPNVGKSTLMNALVGERLSIITSKAQTTRHRILGIINGEDFQMVVSDTPGIIKPAYKLQESMMEFVKNAFEDADCILYMVELGEKALKNEAFEKRLTYAEVPVFVLINKIDKGDEQQLAEAMEHWKTRLPHAEIFAISALENFGVPQLLSRIVDILPESPAFYPKDALTDKPERFFVNESIREKILMHYKKEIPYAVEIETEEFFEDEDIIRIRSIIMVERETQKGIIIGHKGSAIKRVGTEARKDLQKFFGKQVHIELYVKVNKNWRSNERQLKRFGYKGDNK, from the coding sequence ATGGCACATAAAGCAGGTTTTGTAAACATCGTAGGAAATCCTAATGTGGGTAAAAGTACCCTCATGAATGCGCTGGTGGGAGAGCGATTATCCATTATCACCTCAAAAGCACAAACGACACGGCACCGCATACTGGGAATCATCAATGGTGAGGATTTTCAAATGGTGGTGAGTGATACACCCGGAATTATCAAGCCTGCGTACAAACTTCAGGAAAGTATGATGGAGTTTGTAAAAAATGCCTTTGAAGATGCAGATTGTATACTTTACATGGTGGAACTGGGCGAGAAGGCGCTTAAAAATGAAGCTTTTGAAAAACGCCTAACCTATGCTGAGGTACCGGTCTTCGTTCTCATTAATAAAATAGATAAAGGCGACGAGCAGCAACTTGCCGAGGCTATGGAGCACTGGAAAACCCGCTTGCCACACGCAGAGATTTTTGCGATATCGGCTTTGGAGAATTTTGGTGTTCCACAATTGCTTTCAAGAATCGTAGACATATTACCAGAATCACCCGCATTCTACCCCAAAGATGCTTTAACTGATAAGCCCGAGCGCTTTTTTGTCAACGAGAGCATACGCGAGAAAATTCTTATGCACTACAAAAAGGAAATTCCCTATGCCGTCGAGATCGAGACTGAGGAATTTTTTGAGGATGAAGACATCATACGCATACGCAGCATCATCATGGTCGAGCGCGAGACCCAGAAGGGAATCATTATAGGTCACAAAGGGAGTGCAATCAAACGTGTGGGAACTGAGGCCCGTAAAGATTTACAAAAGTTTTTTGGCAAGCAGGTTCATATCGAGCTGTATGTGAAAGTCAACAAGAACTGGCGTAGCAACGAGCGTCAGTTGAAACGTTTCGGATACAAAGGGGATAATAAGTAA
- a CDS encoding RNA polymerase sigma factor, with product MIQLFTNQKKLIQKAAEGDRKAQKHLYEKHAPKMLSVCRQYVAPVELAEEMMLNGFLKAFTKLESFSHEGNFEGWLRRIMVRVCIDQLRKNDPFKFTDEIDEQRVGDFEELETGDEEIPMDVLQQCIDNLPEGYKSIFVMYAIDGLKHREIAKMLSISENTSKTQFRKARLVLQQEIKEIQRKRYEA from the coding sequence GTGATTCAACTTTTTACTAACCAAAAGAAGCTTATTCAAAAAGCTGCAGAAGGCGACCGCAAGGCGCAGAAGCATCTTTATGAAAAGCACGCTCCCAAGATGCTAAGCGTGTGCCGCCAGTACGTGGCACCCGTCGAGCTGGCAGAGGAGATGATGCTCAATGGTTTCTTGAAGGCATTCACAAAGTTGGAGTCCTTTTCTCACGAGGGAAATTTTGAGGGCTGGTTGCGACGCATCATGGTGCGCGTTTGCATAGATCAATTGCGTAAAAATGATCCGTTCAAGTTTACAGACGAGATCGATGAACAGCGGGTAGGAGATTTTGAAGAGCTGGAAACAGGTGATGAAGAAATTCCTATGGATGTGTTGCAGCAATGCATCGACAACTTGCCAGAAGGATATAAGAGCATTTTTGTTATGTATGCTATTGACGGGCTCAAACACCGCGAGATTGCAAAGATGCTTTCCATAAGTGAGAATACCAGTAAGACGCAGTTTAGAAAAGCAAGACTGGTGCTACAACAAGAAATTAAAGAAATACAAAGAAAACGCTATGAAGCTTGA
- the rseP gene encoding RIP metalloprotease RseP has protein sequence MHPTVVLIINFLMSLSLLIVLHELGHFIPARLFKTRVEKFYLFFDIKFSLFKKKIGETVYGIGWLPLGGYVKISGMIDESMDKDQMAEEPKPWEFRSKPAWQRLIIMLGGVIVNVIVGFIIYIALVFNNGTPVAYATDYENGFGFPKVLEEVGFQQGDQPLLVNDDTLTVASMLNHRLIFRDVKEVTVIRNGEPVVISIPDDIGSRLFEAGVGTSLSPRLPFVIDEVEEGSYAQELGMEPGSTIKSIAGYPVNYQSDVHYALNDVVEDDEDFEVVLEKEGSTKTVTATKNETFRKEKFGIVMKYTDEVIDDLELSRREYSFAESVTAGISRGYWTMHDYVVQFKYVFTKKGASQLGGFGTIAKLYPDTFDWTAFWATTAFISFILAIMNILPIPALDGGHVIFLLYEIITGRKPGDKFLERAQIVGIVILLALMLYANGNDLFKALFD, from the coding sequence ATGCACCCTACGGTTGTATTGATCATCAATTTTTTAATGAGTCTTTCCCTACTCATCGTTTTACATGAGTTAGGCCACTTTATACCTGCCCGTTTATTCAAAACCCGAGTAGAGAAGTTCTACCTGTTTTTTGACATCAAGTTTTCATTGTTTAAAAAGAAAATTGGTGAGACTGTTTATGGTATAGGCTGGTTGCCTTTAGGTGGCTATGTGAAGATCTCTGGGATGATCGACGAGAGCATGGACAAGGATCAAATGGCCGAAGAGCCCAAGCCTTGGGAATTCCGTTCTAAGCCGGCATGGCAACGTTTGATCATTATGCTGGGTGGTGTGATCGTGAACGTGATTGTGGGATTTATCATCTATATCGCATTAGTTTTCAATAATGGAACGCCCGTCGCCTATGCAACTGATTATGAAAATGGTTTTGGCTTTCCAAAAGTTTTAGAAGAAGTAGGTTTTCAACAAGGAGATCAGCCGCTTTTAGTCAATGACGACACGCTTACTGTTGCGAGTATGCTCAACCACCGACTCATATTTAGAGATGTGAAAGAAGTAACCGTGATCAGAAATGGCGAGCCAGTGGTCATTTCCATTCCTGACGATATAGGCAGCAGGTTGTTTGAAGCGGGAGTGGGAACTTCATTGTCACCTCGTCTTCCTTTTGTCATTGACGAGGTCGAAGAAGGTAGTTATGCTCAAGAGTTGGGCATGGAACCAGGTTCTACTATTAAAAGTATAGCAGGTTATCCGGTAAACTATCAGTCAGATGTTCACTATGCACTTAACGATGTCGTTGAAGACGATGAAGATTTTGAGGTTGTTTTAGAAAAAGAGGGTTCAACAAAAACGGTTACAGCTACAAAGAATGAAACTTTTAGAAAGGAAAAGTTTGGTATTGTGATGAAATACACTGATGAGGTTATTGATGATTTAGAACTTTCTAGACGAGAATATTCATTTGCAGAAAGTGTCACAGCTGGTATTTCCAGAGGTTACTGGACTATGCACGATTATGTAGTCCAGTTTAAATACGTTTTTACTAAAAAAGGAGCAAGCCAGCTGGGTGGTTTTGGAACGATTGCAAAGTTGTATCCTGATACTTTTGATTGGACGGCATTTTGGGCGACTACTGCATTCATTTCATTTATCCTAGCAATTATGAATATCCTTCCCATTCCGGCGCTTGACGGTGGCCATGTGATATTCTTGCTCTACGAAATTATCACAGGTAGAAAACCGGGAGATAAATTCCTCGAGCGTGCTCAGATCGTGGGGATTGTCATACTTCTGGCGCTCATGCTCTACGCGAACGGTAACGACTTATTCAAGGCGTTGTTTGATTGA
- a CDS encoding M1 family aminopeptidase, producing the protein MCVRVFVVFCVLAFAKAYPQQALSPEDSDREFMEVACQHRLRIANPVTDGTTSETSRYDLQYVRLELQPDVDSPALSGTTTLHFEAETDLTQVVFDFASNMSVTSVLQRGQPLSFSHTAADELIIDLNATQMMGVLDSVSITYNGNPISSGFGSYEQTTHNGAGVVWTLSEPYGAKAWWPTKQDLTDKIELSEVIIDVAAGNTAVSNGFLQSQTPIANGNRFHWRHEYPIPAYLIAFAATNYVKYTDVVSNMTFPLNIDNYVYPEDLATAQASTAITVPMMEFFEQEFGIYPFRNEKYGHAQFGWGGGMEHTTISFMGNFSRNLIAHELAHQWFGNKVTCGSWQDIWLNESFATYASGMVVEEFDNDAAFANWRASINDNATSSPAGSVYVPAQDTLSVPRVFSGRLSYRKGAMVLHMLRRKLGDNVFRDALQNFLNDPAYDFGYAKTTDFKSSVEQSSGTDLTEFFNDWIYGEGYPSHEVSWRSGNATVSIQINQTQSHPSVGYFNVDLPLRIVGAQGQEMEVTVSPTSSGQTFSFMPPFPEVVDVLIDPETHTISRNNVSTLSTERVTLEHSVTLFPNPARNSFTIQSQTQELRKVAIYETSGRLIEEEHITDSTSVTRNTPQNSGMYLVKITTESGEVHKTLIVR; encoded by the coding sequence ATGTGTGTAAGAGTCTTTGTTGTTTTTTGTGTTCTCGCTTTCGCGAAAGCGTACCCACAACAAGCCCTATCCCCAGAAGATTCAGATCGCGAATTCATGGAAGTTGCGTGCCAGCACAGATTGAGAATCGCCAACCCAGTAACCGATGGTACGACCAGCGAGACCTCAAGGTACGACTTGCAGTATGTCCGACTGGAACTGCAGCCCGATGTGGACTCACCCGCGCTTTCAGGAACCACGACCTTACATTTTGAAGCTGAAACCGATTTGACTCAAGTAGTGTTTGATTTTGCCTCAAACATGAGTGTAACCAGTGTTTTGCAGCGTGGACAACCACTTTCTTTCTCGCACACCGCAGCCGATGAGTTGATTATAGATTTAAACGCCACGCAAATGATGGGTGTGCTGGATTCAGTAAGCATTACCTATAACGGGAATCCTATTTCAAGCGGTTTTGGGAGTTATGAGCAAACCACGCATAACGGCGCTGGAGTGGTCTGGACACTTTCTGAGCCCTATGGTGCCAAGGCATGGTGGCCCACAAAACAAGACCTGACCGACAAAATTGAGCTCAGCGAGGTCATTATAGATGTAGCCGCCGGGAATACAGCAGTTTCAAACGGATTTTTACAGTCGCAAACGCCTATCGCAAATGGGAACAGATTCCACTGGCGTCATGAATATCCCATCCCGGCGTATTTGATCGCTTTTGCAGCGACGAATTATGTGAAATATACTGATGTGGTCAGCAACATGACGTTTCCGCTGAATATAGATAATTATGTATATCCAGAGGATTTAGCAACGGCGCAGGCAAGCACGGCTATCACCGTTCCCATGATGGAGTTTTTTGAGCAGGAATTTGGTATCTATCCATTCAGAAATGAGAAGTATGGTCACGCGCAGTTTGGCTGGGGTGGCGGTATGGAGCACACGACCATCAGTTTTATGGGGAATTTCTCCAGAAACCTGATTGCTCATGAGCTGGCGCACCAGTGGTTTGGGAATAAGGTGACCTGCGGGAGCTGGCAGGACATTTGGCTCAATGAGAGTTTTGCGACCTATGCCTCTGGAATGGTGGTTGAAGAATTTGACAATGATGCTGCCTTTGCTAACTGGCGGGCATCCATAAACGACAATGCAACCTCATCTCCAGCTGGAAGTGTTTACGTGCCGGCTCAAGACACTTTGAGTGTTCCTCGCGTTTTTTCAGGAAGATTGAGTTACAGAAAAGGCGCGATGGTGCTGCACATGCTGCGCAGAAAATTGGGAGATAACGTATTTAGAGATGCTTTGCAGAATTTTCTGAATGACCCGGCTTATGATTTTGGCTACGCAAAAACAACCGATTTTAAGTCCAGTGTGGAACAAAGTTCTGGAACGGATCTTACCGAGTTTTTTAACGACTGGATCTATGGTGAGGGTTATCCCAGTCACGAGGTCTCGTGGAGATCTGGAAACGCGACTGTTTCTATACAGATTAATCAAACGCAGAGCCACCCAAGCGTGGGTTATTTTAACGTTGATCTACCGTTGAGGATTGTGGGAGCACAAGGTCAAGAAATGGAGGTGACCGTCTCACCTACTTCTAGCGGTCAGACTTTCAGTTTTATGCCACCTTTTCCCGAAGTGGTAGATGTTTTAATAGATCCAGAGACCCATACGATTAGTAGAAACAATGTATCCACCTTGAGTACAGAGCGTGTAACTCTGGAGCATTCTGTTACGCTTTTTCCTAATCCAGCCAGGAATTCATTTACTATTCAAAGTCAAACTCAAGAACTCAGAAAGGTTGCGATTTATGAAACCAGCGGTCGTTTGATTGAAGAAGAGCACATTACGGATTCTACTTCCGTTACTCGCAACACACCCCAGAACTCGGGAATGTATCTTGTGAAAATCACTACGGAAAGTGGAGAGGTCCACAAAACCTTAATCGTGCGCTAA
- the dnaG gene encoding DNA primase: protein MISRTTVDAVFDAARVEEVIGDFVQLKKSGSNLKGLSPFTEERTPSFMVSPVKQIWKDFSSGKGGNAVSFIMEHEHFTFPEAIRYLAKKYGIEIVENQQTEEEKQVQDDKESMFLVLKWAAQWYEDQLKTAEGKAIGYSYFKERGFTDKTIQDFSLGYNPDEWSALTDAALKAGYKLEYLDKTGLSIVKEAQDGGTERKFDRFKGRVMFPIKSMSGRVLGFGGRLLKNDKKAAKYLNSPQSEVYDKSKILYGIYESKQAIAKEDLCYLVEGYTDVIQLHQAGVKNVVSSSGTALTTQQIRLIQRLTPNITVLYDGDAAGMRAAVRGTDLILEAGMNVRVCTFPEGEDPDSFAKSHTENEIKEFLKGNAVDFIRFKANLLKEEAAGDPIKRSAMARDIVKSIAKIPDAISREIYVRESADILGLGEQTLFSALAQVRNAEIKEHKKKEQRSAEKSAMVKVEETVQPSKVDRRQLLERDIIKILLLYGDRTELFTDEYFQESENGKLITETVKTESPVYEKIYMELHSDEIEFANQEFRNIYPKLIDIMLLQGRIDVNVVMSELSDDEARTVADLIMNEDRYQLHKWDEKQIFVKTKDQTVATAVIDTILNFRRLIISEKINSLMDQLKDPQSESESVEILTEVQDYNKLSQNLGSRLNRVI from the coding sequence ATGATTTCCCGTACGACCGTTGATGCTGTTTTTGATGCCGCCAGAGTGGAAGAGGTGATCGGTGATTTTGTGCAGCTCAAAAAATCGGGATCTAACTTGAAAGGCCTCTCCCCATTTACAGAGGAGCGTACTCCTAGTTTTATGGTGTCGCCCGTGAAGCAAATCTGGAAGGATTTCAGTAGTGGGAAAGGCGGGAACGCAGTTTCATTCATCATGGAACATGAGCATTTCACCTTTCCTGAGGCCATACGCTACCTCGCAAAAAAGTACGGCATCGAGATTGTCGAGAACCAGCAAACCGAGGAAGAGAAACAAGTCCAAGACGACAAGGAATCTATGTTCCTGGTACTGAAATGGGCCGCACAGTGGTATGAAGATCAGCTTAAAACTGCTGAGGGAAAAGCTATAGGTTACAGTTACTTCAAAGAGCGCGGTTTTACAGATAAGACAATTCAAGATTTCTCTCTAGGCTACAATCCAGATGAATGGAGCGCACTCACTGATGCCGCTTTAAAAGCAGGCTACAAATTAGAGTATCTTGATAAAACTGGTCTGAGCATCGTCAAGGAAGCACAAGATGGTGGCACAGAAAGGAAATTTGACCGATTTAAAGGTCGAGTCATGTTTCCCATTAAAAGCATGTCTGGTAGAGTTCTGGGTTTTGGCGGTCGCTTACTCAAAAATGATAAAAAAGCAGCTAAATACTTAAACTCGCCTCAAAGTGAGGTATATGACAAGAGTAAAATTCTTTATGGAATCTATGAGTCTAAACAAGCAATTGCAAAAGAAGACTTGTGTTATCTAGTCGAGGGTTATACAGATGTAATTCAGCTGCACCAGGCAGGCGTCAAAAATGTAGTTTCCAGCTCAGGAACGGCACTTACCACACAACAGATAAGATTGATTCAGCGTCTCACGCCTAACATTACGGTGCTTTATGATGGAGATGCTGCTGGAATGCGCGCTGCAGTGCGAGGTACGGACCTCATTCTTGAAGCAGGAATGAATGTGCGCGTCTGTACATTTCCCGAAGGGGAAGATCCAGATTCCTTTGCAAAATCGCATACAGAGAATGAGATCAAAGAGTTCCTGAAAGGAAATGCAGTTGATTTCATCAGGTTCAAAGCAAATCTTTTGAAAGAAGAAGCTGCTGGTGATCCTATTAAAAGATCTGCGATGGCCCGCGACATCGTGAAGAGTATCGCAAAGATTCCTGATGCTATTTCTCGAGAAATCTATGTGCGGGAAAGTGCGGATATTTTAGGACTGGGAGAGCAAACCTTATTTTCTGCCCTGGCTCAGGTACGTAATGCTGAAATCAAGGAGCACAAGAAAAAAGAGCAGCGCAGCGCAGAGAAATCTGCGATGGTTAAGGTCGAAGAAACCGTTCAGCCTTCTAAAGTAGATAGACGCCAGCTGCTTGAGAGGGATATTATCAAGATCCTATTGCTATACGGTGATCGCACAGAGTTGTTTACCGATGAATATTTTCAGGAGTCTGAAAACGGTAAACTAATAACTGAAACGGTTAAGACAGAGTCTCCAGTATATGAAAAAATCTATATGGAGCTGCATAGCGATGAGATCGAGTTTGCAAATCAAGAATTTAGAAATATCTACCCAAAATTAATCGATATCATGCTTCTTCAAGGTAGGATCGATGTGAACGTGGTAATGTCTGAGTTAAGTGACGATGAAGCGAGAACAGTAGCCGATCTTATAATGAACGAAGATCGTTATCAACTACACAAATGGGATGAGAAACAAATTTTTGTAAAAACCAAAGATCAAACTGTCGCAACAGCGGTCATAGATACCATTCTTAATTTTAGGAGGTTGATTATCTCAGAGAAAATCAATTCTTTAATGGATCAATTGAAGGATCCACAGAGTGAGAGTGAAAGTGTCGAAATTCTTACCGAGGTTCAAGACTATAATAAATTAAGCCAGAACTTGGGATCTAGACTTAATAGGGTTATTTAA
- a CDS encoding LuxR C-terminal-related transcriptional regulator yields the protein MKVLLADHHPIFRLGLKCMVKNEEEFQFVGYVDNGANLEQKIAEYQPDIVILEIDLPRANGVGSLRKIKNNFPELKTLVVSCHPEEIYALSAVKAGAHGYIAKTRSVEDIREALLTVSKGGTFLSSNITGLLDNNEHKSDVLKFKKLSTREIEVLNLLARGKRNKEIAQALSINEKTVSTYKTRLLKKLNVDNIADLIHQSRLMQLSY from the coding sequence ATGAAAGTACTGCTAGCGGATCATCATCCCATTTTCAGGCTGGGACTGAAATGCATGGTGAAGAATGAAGAGGAGTTTCAATTTGTAGGTTATGTAGATAATGGGGCAAATTTGGAACAGAAAATTGCTGAATATCAACCGGATATCGTTATTCTTGAAATAGACTTACCTAGAGCAAATGGTGTGGGATCTCTACGCAAAATCAAAAATAATTTCCCAGAACTTAAAACCCTTGTAGTAAGCTGTCATCCTGAAGAAATCTATGCACTAAGCGCAGTTAAAGCAGGAGCTCATGGGTACATTGCAAAGACGAGAAGTGTGGAAGATATTAGAGAGGCATTGCTTACCGTGAGTAAGGGTGGCACATTCCTATCAAGTAATATTACAGGTCTCTTAGATAATAATGAGCACAAAAGTGATGTCCTTAAATTCAAAAAACTCTCTACTCGAGAAATTGAAGTCCTCAATCTTCTTGCGCGAGGAAAAAGAAATAAAGAGATTGCTCAGGCGCTTTCGATCAATGAGAAAACAGTGAGTACCTATAAAACTCGTTTACTCAAAAAATTAAATGTGGACAATATTGCAGACTTGATTCACCAGTCCAGATTAATGCAATTATCTTATTAA
- a CDS encoding porin family protein: MKKTTLLIAGFSILFASFSFAQESNDKSDDSHANRAPYDFLDIFDSSRRDKQEVMTQTEFLWSFGFNQALGDDNGIGDDYRFWGSGYFDVGLEFSTRLSKASNSPRLTYGLSLRYSSLRISGDDRQFATQDNVTTLQPIGVDADRSSFAQVGFHAPLHLEFGKREVQEYDDGIKRFGKGSNFVFGIGGYLGYITSSTQTVKFEREGRNVTDTRTNDFEINNFNYGLSAYAGYEDLQLYFSYGLNNILKDSPLEQNYVTLGIRLRG, translated from the coding sequence ATGAAAAAAACAACCCTGTTGATTGCTGGATTCAGTATACTGTTTGCCAGTTTTTCATTTGCTCAAGAGAGCAATGATAAAAGCGATGATTCTCATGCGAATCGTGCACCTTACGATTTTCTCGATATTTTTGATAGTAGTCGTCGTGACAAGCAAGAAGTCATGACTCAGACCGAGTTTCTTTGGAGTTTTGGATTTAATCAAGCTCTTGGAGATGATAATGGCATAGGTGATGACTATCGTTTCTGGGGGAGTGGTTATTTTGATGTAGGTCTTGAATTTTCCACACGTTTGAGTAAAGCTAGCAACTCCCCCAGACTAACCTACGGTCTATCTCTTAGGTACAGTTCTTTACGCATAAGTGGTGATGATCGTCAATTTGCAACTCAAGATAATGTAACAACACTACAGCCTATTGGCGTAGATGCTGATCGATCTTCATTTGCTCAGGTTGGTTTCCATGCACCGCTTCATTTGGAATTTGGTAAAAGAGAGGTGCAAGAATATGATGATGGTATTAAGCGTTTTGGTAAGGGAAGTAATTTCGTTTTTGGAATAGGTGGGTATTTGGGATATATTACAAGTAGCACGCAAACTGTAAAATTTGAACGTGAAGGCCGTAATGTTACGGACACCAGAACCAATGACTTTGAAATCAACAATTTCAATTATGGGTTAAGTGCCTATGCAGGTTATGAAGATTTACAGCTTTATTTCTCGTACGGTCTTAATAATATCTTGAAAGACTCACCACTAGAACAAAATTATGTAACCCTGGGAATCAGGTTGAGAGGATAG
- a CDS encoding glycosyltransferase family 2 protein: MKLRRLSIIIPVYNEECTLSTLLNAVLNVDLIDNIHKEIIIVDDASWDTSQKIILNFKDSVQDVAVINKRLPKNTGKGACIREGIKLATGDAIIVQDADLEYNPKDFNLLLQKMQESQSAAVYGSRFKDQDSSRRNRYWHYLGNQLLTYLSNTINRQQLTDMETCYKLIKLDVLKSMKLREKRFGFEPEVTSKLARLSDLNIEEVAISYHYRNYRDGKKIGWKDAVRTAYCLIKYGLLKMD, from the coding sequence ATGAAGCTCCGTAGACTGTCCATCATCATACCTGTTTACAATGAGGAGTGCACACTCTCCACTTTGTTAAACGCTGTTTTGAATGTAGATCTGATTGATAACATCCACAAAGAAATCATCATAGTAGACGACGCCTCATGGGACACTTCTCAAAAGATCATCTTGAATTTTAAAGACTCTGTTCAAGATGTAGCGGTGATCAACAAAAGACTGCCAAAAAACACAGGAAAAGGAGCCTGCATCAGGGAAGGCATAAAATTAGCAACTGGAGATGCAATCATCGTTCAAGATGCTGATCTAGAGTACAATCCAAAAGATTTCAACCTACTACTGCAAAAGATGCAGGAATCTCAATCGGCTGCCGTTTACGGTTCTCGTTTTAAAGATCAGGATTCCTCAAGAAGAAATCGATACTGGCATTATCTGGGGAATCAATTGCTGACATATCTATCAAACACCATAAATCGCCAGCAGCTGACTGATATGGAAACTTGTTATAAACTCATCAAATTAGATGTACTTAAAAGCATGAAGTTGAGAGAAAAACGTTTTGGATTTGAACCAGAGGTTACCTCTAAATTGGCTCGCCTCTCTGACCTAAATATTGAAGAGGTTGCGATATCTTACCACTATAGAAATTATAGAGACGGTAAGAAAATTGGCTGGAAAGATGCCGTTAGAACTGCTTATTGTCTCATCAAGTACGGCTTACTTAAAATGGATTGA